The following coding sequences lie in one Euhalothece natronophila Z-M001 genomic window:
- the rplO gene encoding 50S ribosomal protein L15 — protein sequence MRLHELKPKPGSRKRRRRLGRGISAGQGASCGKGMRGQKARSGPNPFRGFEGGQMPLYRRVPKLKHFTIVNPRRYTTINVGKLASLEANTEVTLAHLLEVGLLNQAEAPLKVLGDGELNVPLQVKAAAFTKGARQKIEAAGGSCEIVTD from the coding sequence ATGAGACTACATGAATTAAAGCCAAAACCAGGTTCTCGTAAACGTCGCCGTCGTTTAGGACGTGGCATTTCCGCAGGACAAGGGGCAAGCTGTGGCAAAGGAATGCGTGGTCAAAAAGCGCGTTCTGGCCCCAACCCATTTCGTGGCTTTGAAGGGGGACAAATGCCTCTTTATCGTCGCGTGCCAAAATTAAAACACTTTACGATTGTCAACCCACGCCGCTACACTACGATTAATGTTGGTAAATTAGCTAGTTTAGAAGCAAACACAGAAGTTACCCTTGCCCACCTCTTAGAAGTCGGGTTGCTCAACCAAGCTGAGGCCCCCCTAAAAGTCTTAGGAGATGGGGAACTTAATGTTCCTCTTCAAGTGAAAGCTGCGGCTTTTACCAAAGGGGCGCGTCAAAAA